The Vibrio tubiashii DNA window AATCGGACTGAGTGATAGGTTTGGTCAGGTATCCGTTTATATGATCGTTTTGTAGTAACCCAGCCTCTCTACGTTGGGTGACGGTGGAGCTAACAATAATATGAGGTTGTTTGATATTGCTGTGCTGTGCGAGCCTCTCAACGAACTCAATGGCGCTTATATCGGGCGTGTCATAGTCGAGGATAACTGTCGAAAAGGCATGTGGGGTCAAATTAGTAGAGATGAGTTGTGAGAAGGCCGCTTCACCGTTGTTAGTGAGATGATAGGAAATGCCTAGATGATCGAGTAGCTGTGAGAGCAGTTCAGCTCGCGAGTTTAAGTGGTCAACAATTAGAATACGCTGAGTATTCGATTTATTGCTGAGTGATGGGGTATTAATCTGTTGGGTCGATTTGTGCAGTGGAATTTCTACCCAAAATGTTGAGCCAATATCAACAACACTTTCGACACCTATTGTTCCTCCCATCATTTCAGTTAGCCGTTTACAGATAGATAGCCCAAGCCCAGTCCCTCCATATTTTCTGGTTGTCGAACTGTCTACTTGTGAAAAACGCGAAAATAGTTTTTTCTGTTGCTCTTGGCTAATACCTGCCCCCTTATCCTTAACTTCGAAGCGAATAAGGTCGATGTCATTTGGGTTAGCCGTGATTGAAACTCGTACCGCAACCTCTCCACTTTCAGTAAACTTGACCGCATTACTGACTAGGTTTGAGAGTATTTGGCGGATACGCCCTGGGTCACCACGATAGCCTCTATTTATAATTGCAGAGGCTGGACAGGTGAGATCTATGCCCTTTTTCTCTGCAGATACATGTAGCATCGCCCCAACGCTCTCGACTAATTCACTCAAATCAAAATCGATCATTTCAAATTCAATTTTGTCCGCTTCAATTTTTGAGAAGTCGAGGATGTCATCAATGATTGTAAGCAATGATTCTGAGCTCATTCGAGCCGACAACGCCATTTTTTGTTGTTCTCTATCGAGCGGACTTTCGAGAAGTAGGTTGGTCATGCCTAAGACACCATTGATGGGGGTTCTAATTTCATGACTCATGGTTGATAAAAAGTCACTTTTAGCTTTCGCAGCCTGCTCCGCTCTTTTGCCTTCTGCCTGAAGTTGGGTGTTGTAGTCGCGCATTTTAACATCGTTAGCCACTAGGCTGAGTGTCATATCCTTAAGTCCTTCTGAGAGCTTTGCTAGTTCATCTTTACCCTCGTGATGTTTAATGTTCTTAAGGATGGAGTGCCCTCCGGCTAAGTCACCAAGAGTAACTTTCTTTGTTGCAGTAAGCAGCGAAGTAATCTGCCTTTTGACCCGATTTGAAGACCAAACAGCGACACCAACAGAAACTATGACTGAAAACAGCGTGCCAAATAGTAGGGTGAGGCTTGTTCGTTGCGCTGATTGGGCAGATTTTTCAGTTCTTATTTCTATTAGCTTATCTTCGATTGCGATGAATTCTGCAACTTGTTCTCGAATACTATCGACGATCCTTTTTCCCGTCTTTTGCTGGACAAGCTCGACGATACTCTGCATATCGGCACGGCCAGTCGAGACAAGATGCCGTTGATTGAGTGCTTGGTCGACCGAGGTGATGAGCCAATGGTTCAGCGTATTGTCTATCACTTGGAGTCGTTCAACCTGGCTTGGGTTATCACTTACCTGACTTGAGATAATCTCAATTTTTTCCCGCCATAAAGCGATAGATTGGTCGTAGGGCTCTAAAAACACGTCATTGCCAGAAATGAGGAAGCCCCGAACACCTGTCTCCATATCTACGATGAGCGTGAGTAGCTCTTGAGCTCTCGCGACGGCAATGTGGGTGTGAGCGACCCAGCGATTGTCTTCAACCATAGAGCGGGTATTGTGATGCACTGTCAGTGATACTGCCAGCATTAGTACGACAGGTGTTAGAAAGCACAAGAGAAGCTTGCTCTTTATGGGTAAATTATCGAACCAATGGCTGATGTCAGGCATACTCATTTTGTTGCGTTATTAGTGGTTAATTCTCAGTCTAGTACATGCGATTGAGAATAAAAGTTAACGTATATAAGACAGTAAAAAGTGGTGTGCTCGGTCAAACAAATAGGAAAACTGACTGCTTAATCCCATCTCTTTTTTGCAACCTCGTTCGTCTTTAATCTGATGTTTATCGAGACTAAAGAGGCAAAGTGATGAAAATCGAACATATCGCAATTTGGACAAAACAACTTGAAGTACTTAAAGAGTTTTACATTAAGTATTTTGATGCGACGGCCAACGAAAAGTACCATAACCCAAGCAAGAAGTTCTCTTCGTACTTTCTTTCCTTTGATAGCGGCTGCCGACTAGAGCTTATGGAGATGGTAGGCGTTCCAGAATCAAAAGATGATTTGTATGAACAGTTTACTGGCTTGATTCATTTTGCGATTTCATTGGGTAGTGAACAGGCTGTCGATGAGTTAACGGCTCGCTTAGTCGCGGATGGATATGAGAGAGTTGACGGCCCAAGGCATACTGGCGATGGCTACTACGAAAGCTGTGTGTTTGACCCAGATGGTAATCGACTAGAACTAACGGTATAGAAATGGATAAAGATAAGGTTTTATTGCAACTCTTTAATCGGGAAGCTGAGCAGCAAGCCTTGATGAACAAAGAAGCCTCAACCCCAACGCAAATGCAGAGTAGAGAGTATCGACACTGGCTTGAAGGTAAGCGTGAACTTACATTTGATGATGTTGTGGGCAATCATTGGATTAAGACCTGTACTGGCGGCTACATTACCGAAGTCATTTTTCACTGTGATGGTACTTTAGACGAGTATCGATTGTTTGACCGTTTTCACACCACAGGGAAATGGACACTGAAAGAGGGGCTTGTCTCGGTAGAGATTTACAAAGGGGATAACACCTACAGTTTTAGCATTGTCGGTAACGCAGAGATCAATATTCATTCTGCGGTGGAACACAAGAATGGCGAGCTTCACTCCTATCTTAAGTTGTCGCAGATTAAATAGGGAAGTGTATTACGACCAAGTGTTCCGATTATTCTCAGCTCACGCCTTAGATAAAAAGCCAACTCAAACAAATGAGTTGGCTTTTGGAACACTATACTTTGCGATCAAGATTAACCGTAGGCAATACTCGGGAACCAAAGTACTAACTGCGGCCAAACAACCAAACAGATAAGTGCGACCAACTGAATAGCGATAAACGGAATAACGCCGCGGTAGATATCTTTTAGTGCGACACCCTCTGGGCAAACCCCTTTTAAGTAGAACAACGCAAAGCCAACCGGCGGGGTTAGGAAGCTCGTTTGCAGTGCCATAGCAACCAGCATCACGAACCAAACCAAGCTTGGGTTATCCACCACACCGTGACCATCCAGTTCAATTCCTAGGCTTGCGATGACGGGCGCGAGTAGCGGCAGCGCAATCAAGGTGATTTCAATCCAATCAAGGAAGAAGCCAAGCAGGAAGACGATCATCAAGATGAAAGCGATAATTCCATAAGGACCAAACGGTAAGCCGCTTAAGAATGATTCAATGAGTTCATCCCCACCTAGCTCTCGCAGCACTAAAGCAAAACAAGAAGCGCCTAAGAAGATCATAAAAATGTAGGCCGTGGTGCCGTAAGATGACAGTAGTACCTCTTTCAGTACTTTGAGGTTAAGCTTCTTATTGTAAGCCGCGAGCATAGTCGCGCCCATTGCTCCAATGCCAGACGCTTCAGTTGGCGTAGCCACTCCAGCGAATATAGAGCCCAGTACACAGAAAATCAGCATGACGGTTGGCGTGATGTCTTTGAATACTTGCAGAATCAAGCTCCAATCGACGGGTTCAACATCTTCTGGCACAGGCGCTTTGTCCGGATTCATCTTACCTACAACCAGAATGTAGATGATGTACAAACTACCCAGTAGTAAGCCCGGCATGATGGCTCCCATAAACAAGTCACCGACCGAGAGACCAAGCTGATCCGCCATGATCACGAGCATAATGGATGGGGGAAGTAAAATACCCAGTGTCCCTGCTGATGCGACGGTGCCAAGAGCAAGAGGTAGGTGATAGCCCTGACGCATCATGCTTGGCAGTGACATCACGGTTAACAACACCACAGAAGCACCGATGATCCCAGTAGAAGCCGCTAAGATGATACCAATTGCCATTACAGTAATGGCTAAGCCACCGTGTACCTTACCAAACAGAGCCTGCATTGAAGCCATGAGCTTTTCCGCGATGCCTGATTTATCGAGCATGTTACCCATGAAGATAAACATAGGCAGGGCAACCAAGATCCAGTTGTCCATGATCTTGTAGATACGGTTAACCACCAAACCCAAACTGGTGTAATCGAGGCCAGTAAAAGTATCGAGATAGATATCCGCGAAATACCCTACTGCCGCAAACACAACGCCAATACCACCAAGTACGTACGCAACTGGAATGCCGGTAAACAGTAACAGGATAAACGAGCCAAACATGGCGATCACAATCCATTCATTCGCTTCCATGATTTGCTCCTTTTGATTGTTCGCCGCCAAACAAAGTTTCTAAATTGCGCAGAATTCTCGCCAGCATCGACAGCAGTAACATCGTAAAACTTAGTGGGATAACGCTTTTGATAAGCCAGCGATAAGGCAGTCCGGATGGGGATGCAGAACTTTCATTTACGCGCCAAGACTCATAAGCGAAATCATAAGAGTGAAGAATCACAATCACGACAAAAGGTATCGCTAGCAGGGTTAGTCCAAACAGATCGACGAGTGCTTTTTTACGCTCCGAGAACTTGTGATAAAACAGATCGACGCGTACATGTAGGTTGGATATTTGCGCGTAAGCGGTACCAAACATTACCGCCGTTGCGTACAGGTGCCATTGCAACTCTTCAAGCGCGATTTGGCCATTGGAGAAGACTTTTCTCAGCACTACCTGAATGATGATCACTGCAACTAGGGCTAGGTTCGTCCAAGCCAAGGCCTTACTTGCGGTGGTGATTAAGCGTTCAATGTGGCAGTACATAGGGACCGTCGGGGTTGAATACAACACTTTGCTCATTGGTTACTCCTTACAACCATGGCCGACGTTTTCACGTCGACCTTTAAGTCCAATTTACGCAAGCTTATTGGCTTTGGGTTTCACGAGGTAAGAAGCCGTTTGCTGCCCACAGCGCGTATCCTTCACGGAAGGTGCTTAGGTCACTCCAGACTTTATCGAAGAATGGGTCGGCGGCTTTTTTCTCATCAACCACTTCTAGCCAAGTATTCTTAAACAGGCTGAGCATTTCCTTGTTCCAGTAACGAATCTCTACGCCGTTTTCCTTAGCTTTTTCCATCGCAGCAAATTGCAGTGCTTCACCTTCTGCAATCGAGTAGGTCATGGTTGCCATACAAGTGGTTTCAACCGCGGCTTGTTGAGTGTCACTCATCTTGTTCCACGTATCTTTGTTGATCAGCAGCTCGAATACGGTCGATTGTTGGTGCCAGCCCGGGAAGTAGTTGTACTTAGCCACTTTGTGGAAGCCTAAACGTTGGTCGATGGCTGGCTGAGAGAATTCTGAAGCATCAATCGCCCCCTTCTCTAGAGCGCCGAAGATCTCACCACCGGGTAGTTGAACCGTACCAACGCCAAGTTTTTCCATCACCGATGCGCCAAGGCCGAAGAAGCGCATGTTAAGGCCTTTTAGATCCTCTGGCTTCTCGATAGGTTTACGGAACCAACCCGATGTTTCCGGGGAAATGATCGCACAAGGCATTACTTTTACGTTGTAGCCACCTTGGTCATACATCTCTTGATAGAGCTTTAGCCCGTTGCCGAAGAACAGCCACGCCATGTATTCACCCGCTTCTGGGCCAAATGGTACTGCTGAGAAAAGCGCAGACGCAGGAAGCTTACCTTGCCAGTAACCAGCGGTTGAATAGCCTGAGTTGACCTTACCTGTAGAGACCGCGTCTAAGATCTCAGCTGGATTGACCAATTTACCTGGCTCATAGATCTTCATTTTGATCGTACCGCCCGAGGTTTTGGTGATGTGATCGGCGTACCATTGAATCGGTGTACCGAGAGCAGGTAAGTGGCTACCAAAAGCGATTGGGGTTTTCAGTAGTACCTTTTTATCTGCGGCTTGAGCGCTGATAGAAAGACCTGAAGCTGCAAGAGTGAGTGCAGTAGCGATGGCAACTTTCTTAAGGTTCATGGGGGTGTCTCCTTGTTAAGCTGAG harbors:
- a CDS encoding TRAP transporter small permease subunit → MSKVLYSTPTVPMYCHIERLITTASKALAWTNLALVAVIIIQVVLRKVFSNGQIALEELQWHLYATAVMFGTAYAQISNLHVRVDLFYHKFSERKKALVDLFGLTLLAIPFVVIVILHSYDFAYESWRVNESSASPSGLPYRWLIKSVIPLSFTMLLLSMLARILRNLETLFGGEQSKGANHGSE
- a CDS encoding TRAP transporter large permease — its product is MEANEWIVIAMFGSFILLLFTGIPVAYVLGGIGVVFAAVGYFADIYLDTFTGLDYTSLGLVVNRIYKIMDNWILVALPMFIFMGNMLDKSGIAEKLMASMQALFGKVHGGLAITVMAIGIILAASTGIIGASVVLLTVMSLPSMMRQGYHLPLALGTVASAGTLGILLPPSIMLVIMADQLGLSVGDLFMGAIMPGLLLGSLYIIYILVVGKMNPDKAPVPEDVEPVDWSLILQVFKDITPTVMLIFCVLGSIFAGVATPTEASGIGAMGATMLAAYNKKLNLKVLKEVLLSSYGTTAYIFMIFLGASCFALVLRELGGDELIESFLSGLPFGPYGIIAFILMIVFLLGFFLDWIEITLIALPLLAPVIASLGIELDGHGVVDNPSLVWFVMLVAMALQTSFLTPPVGFALFYLKGVCPEGVALKDIYRGVIPFIAIQLVALICLVVWPQLVLWFPSIAYG
- a CDS encoding VOC family protein, translated to MKIEHIAIWTKQLEVLKEFYIKYFDATANEKYHNPSKKFSSYFLSFDSGCRLELMEMVGVPESKDDLYEQFTGLIHFAISLGSEQAVDELTARLVADGYERVDGPRHTGDGYYESCVFDPDGNRLELTV
- a CDS encoding response regulator, producing the protein MSMPDISHWFDNLPIKSKLLLCFLTPVVLMLAVSLTVHHNTRSMVEDNRWVAHTHIAVARAQELLTLIVDMETGVRGFLISGNDVFLEPYDQSIALWREKIEIISSQVSDNPSQVERLQVIDNTLNHWLITSVDQALNQRHLVSTGRADMQSIVELVQQKTGKRIVDSIREQVAEFIAIEDKLIEIRTEKSAQSAQRTSLTLLFGTLFSVIVSVGVAVWSSNRVKRQITSLLTATKKVTLGDLAGGHSILKNIKHHEGKDELAKLSEGLKDMTLSLVANDVKMRDYNTQLQAEGKRAEQAAKAKSDFLSTMSHEIRTPINGVLGMTNLLLESPLDREQQKMALSARMSSESLLTIIDDILDFSKIEADKIEFEMIDFDLSELVESVGAMLHVSAEKKGIDLTCPASAIINRGYRGDPGRIRQILSNLVSNAVKFTESGEVAVRVSITANPNDIDLIRFEVKDKGAGISQEQQKKLFSRFSQVDSSTTRKYGGTGLGLSICKRLTEMMGGTIGVESVVDIGSTFWVEIPLHKSTQQINTPSLSNKSNTQRILIVDHLNSRAELLSQLLDHLGISYHLTNNGEAAFSQLISTNLTPHAFSTVILDYDTPDISAIEFVERLAQHSNIKQPHIIVSSTVTQRREAGLLQNDHINGYLTKPITQSDFIELIESISNSNNCTLAGALKQRHTPKEKTQYKARILVVDDVATNQAVLQLMLNKYGIKVDKARNGIEALASLENCHKNYDLVFMDCQMPEMDGYEATRVIRRGNNSKINAAIPIVAMTANAIQGDRDKCIDSGMDDYVTKPINAKALELTLDKWLVHLCQSASNSESYA
- a CDS encoding TRAP transporter substrate-binding protein; this translates as MNLKKVAIATALTLAASGLSISAQAADKKVLLKTPIAFGSHLPALGTPIQWYADHITKTSGGTIKMKIYEPGKLVNPAEILDAVSTGKVNSGYSTAGYWQGKLPASALFSAVPFGPEAGEYMAWLFFGNGLKLYQEMYDQGGYNVKVMPCAIISPETSGWFRKPIEKPEDLKGLNMRFFGLGASVMEKLGVGTVQLPGGEIFGALEKGAIDASEFSQPAIDQRLGFHKVAKYNYFPGWHQQSTVFELLINKDTWNKMSDTQQAAVETTCMATMTYSIAEGEALQFAAMEKAKENGVEIRYWNKEMLSLFKNTWLEVVDEKKAADPFFDKVWSDLSTFREGYALWAANGFLPRETQSQ